The Pangasianodon hypophthalmus isolate fPanHyp1 chromosome 2, fPanHyp1.pri, whole genome shotgun sequence genome window below encodes:
- the LOC113543455 gene encoding monocarboxylate transporter 1 yields the protein MPAVKGPECYTPPEGGWGWAVVAGAFISIGFSFAFPKCITVFYRDIEVIFSASTSQVSWISSINASFIYAGGPISSILVNKYGSRPIMILGGCLSGTGLIAASFCNTVEALYLFVGVIGGLGLAFNLNPALIMISKYFYKRRPFANGIAMAGTPVLLSTLAPLNSWFYDQFGWRGSFLILGGLLLNCCVAGSLMRPIGPKPKPAVKEVSADGEKKTVMQHINSLIDLSLFKHRGFILYLIGNFVLFCGIFTPLVFLSNYAKTRNISNEKAASLLSVLAFVDMVVRPSMGTVANTKWVRPRIQYFFAASVLFNGVCHLLAPFALDYLGFVIYSAFFGFGFGWLSSVLFETLMDLVGAQRFSSAVGLVTIMESVPVLLAPPLLGKFNDIYHDYKYTYISCGILLLVASMFLFIGMGINYRLLDKEAKEEARKSHMKGNEEESTIDDANKATSNETAVALRASNDTKSAGESVCIK from the exons ATGCCAGCTGTCAAAGGTCCTGAGTGTTACACTCCTCCAGAGGGGGGCTGGggttgggcagtggtggctggtGCCTTCATCTCTATTGGTTTCTCCTTCGCCTTCCCAAAGTGTATCACTGTGTTCTACAGAGATATCGAAGTGATCTTCAGTGCCAGCACAAGCCAAGTCTCATGGATCTCATCCATCAATGCATCCTTCATATATGCAGGAG GTCCAATTAGCAGTATCCTAGTGAATAAGTATGGCAGTCGTCCGATAATGATACTAGGGGGTTGCCTCTCGGGAACTGGACTCATTGCTGCATCTTTCTGCAACACAGTGGAAGCATTGTATCTCTTCGTAGGTGTGATAGGAG GTTTGGGACTCGCGTTCAATCTCAATCCAGCCCTTATAATGATTAGCAAATATTTCTACAAAAGAAGGCCGTTTGCTAATGGAATTGCCATGGCTGGTACCCCAGTACTTCTCTCCACTTTAGCTCCTCTGAACAGTTGGTTTTATGACCAGTTTGGTTGGAGGGGTAGCTTCCTAATCCTGGGTGGACTTCTGCTCAATTGTTGCGTAGCTGGATCTCTCATGAGGCCTATAGGGCCAAAACCCAAACCTGCTGTGAAAGAAGTTAGTGCTGATGGAGAGAAGAAGACAGTGATGCAGCATATCAACAGTCTCATTGATCTGTCTCTCTTCAAACACCGTGGATTCATCCTGTACCTCATAGGCAATTTTGTGCTATTCTGTGGTATTTTCACTCCCCTGGTATTCCTCAGTAATTATGCCAAGACCAGGAATATTTCAAATGAGAAGGCTGCATCACTGCTTTCAGTACTGGCCTTTGTGGACATGGTGGTGCGGCCATCCATGGGAACAGTGGCCAACACCAAATGGGTACGACCCAGGATACAGTATTTCTTTGCAGCTTCAGTtctgtttaatggtgtgtgccACTTGCTTGCCCCTTTTGCACTGGATTATTTAGGGTTTGTGATCTATTCAGCTTTCTTTGGGTTTGGGTTTGGATGGCTGAGTTCTGTGCTGTTTGAGACCTTGATGGATTTGGTGGGAGCCCAGCGCTTCTCCAGTGCTGTGGGCCTGGTCACCATCATGGAGAGTGTGCCAGTGTTACTTGCCCCACCCTTGCTAG GAAAATTTAATGACATCTACCATGACTACAAATACACTTACATAAGCTGTGGAATACTCCTGTTGGTCGCAAGCATGTTCCTCTTCATTGGCATGGGCATTAACTACAGGCTGCTGGATAAGGAAGCAAAGGAAGAAGCTAGAAAATCACACATGAAAGGAAATGAAGAAGAATCCACCATAGACGATGCAAACAAGGCTACTAGCAATGAGACAGCTGTAGCACTGCGAGCATCTAATGATACTAAATCTGCAGGGGAGTCTGTATGCATAAAGTAA
- the LOC113535652 gene encoding monocarboxylate transporter 1, with the protein MPPAVGGPVGYTPPEGGWGWAVVVGAFISIGFSYAFPKSITVFFKEIEVIFQATSSQVSWISSIMLAVMYGAGPISSILVNKYGSRPIMIAGGCLSGAGLIGASFCNTVEGLYFFVGVVGGLGLAFNLNPALTMIGKYFYKRRPIANGIAMAGSPVFLSTLAPLNSWFYDHFGWRGSFLILGGLLFNCCVAGSLMRPIGPKPKPAVKGVSADGEKKTVMQLINSLIDLSLFKHRGFILYLIGNIVMFFGLFTPLVFLSNFAKSRGITKDKAAFLLSVLAFVDMVVRPSMGTVANTKWVRPRIQYFFAASILFNGVCHVLAPLSVDYLGFVIYSVFFGFGFGWLSCVLFETLMDLVGTQRFSSAVGLVTIVECGPVLISPPLLGKFNDIYHDYKYTYITCGIFLMVASMFLFICMSINYRLLDKEAKEEARKSQLTGKEEESTIDIADKETAAAALRVNREAKTAEDTV; encoded by the exons ATGCCGCCTGCAGTTGGCGGTCCTGTGGGTTACACTCCTCCAGAGGGGGGCTGGGGTTGGGCAGTTGTGGTTGGTGCCTTCATCTCTATTGGTTTCTCCTATGCCTTCCCAAAGTCCATCACTGTGTTCTTCAAAGAGATTGAAGTGATCTTTCAAGCCACCAGTAGCCAAGTCTCCTGGATCTCATCCATCATGCTAGCTGTCATGTATGGAGCAG GTCCTATCAGCAGTATTCTGGTGAATAAGTATGGGAGTCGTCCGATCATGATAGCAGGGGGTTGCCTGTCAGGAGCTGGACTTATTGGTGCATCTTTCTGCAACACAGTGGAGGGCTTGTATTTCTTTGTGGGTGTTGTAGGAG GTTTGGGACTCGCGTTCAATCTCAACCCAGCCCTTACTATGATTGGCAAATATTTCTACAAAAGAAGGCCCATTGCAAATGGCATTGCCATGGCTGGTAGCCCTGTGTTTCTGTCCACGTTAGCCCCTCTGAACAGTTGGTTTTATGACCACTTTGGTTGGAGGGGTAGCTTCCTAATCCTGGGTGGACTTCTGTTCAACTGTTGCGTAGCTGGATCTCTCATGAGGCCTATAGGGCCAAAACCCAAACCTGCTGTGAAGGGAGTTAGTGCTGATGGAGAGAAGAAGACAGTGATGCAGCTTATCAACAGTCTCATTGATCTGTCTCTCTTCAAACACCGTGGATTCATCCTGTACCTCATAGGCAATATTGTCATGTTCTTTGGCCTTTTCACACCCCTAGTATTCCTCAGTAATTTTGCCAAAAGTAGGGGTATTACAAAGGACAAAGcagcttttttactttcagTGCTGGCCTTTGTGGACATGGTGGTGCGGCCATCCATGGGAACAGTGGCCAACACCAAGTGGGTACGACCTAGGATACAGTATTTCTTTGCAGCCTCCATTCTATTTAACGGTGTGTGCCATGTTCTTGCACCTCTTTCAGTTGATTACCTAGGGTTTGTTATCTATTCGGTCTTCTTTGGGTTTGGGTTTGGGTGGCTGAGCTGTGTGCTATTTGAGACCCTGATGGACTTGGTGGGAACCCAGCGTTTCTCCAGTGCTGTGGGCCTGGTCACCATTGTGGAGTGTGGACCAGTGTTAATTAGCCCTCCACTGCTGG GAAAATTTAATGACATCTACCATGACTACAAGTACACTTACATAACCTGTGGAATATTCCTGATGGTTGCAAGCATGTTCCTTTTTATCTGCATGAGCATTAACTACAGGCTACTGGATAAGGAAGCAAAGGAGGAAGCTAGAAAATCTCAGCTAacaggaaaagaggaagaatcCACCATAGACATTGCAGACAAGGAGACAGCTGCTGCTGCACTGAGAGTAAACAGAGAagctaaaacagcagaagacactGTGTGA